The genomic region AAAAACggagataattaccttccgaagATCGAGTGCCGCTCAACggtcttctgccatgatgcctggctTGTGCTGCATGTCGATGCACGCTGGCCGCTGCGGACACACGCAGTTATATAGCCCCATGTGCGTCCATGGTAAAGTCTACATCGATGTGCGGGTGACGTCACGTAAAAGACACACACGCTCGTTTCGGGGTCATttctgcaagagggttatttaaattccttagctcattgccctgttgtggtttcccttagatggttaaacgagagtgtgtttctgatcgtgtttttctgttttttgactttggcttcattttgacttccctgatttctggtacccttgacttttggcttttccttatcattgtgtctcattctgtgtccctggcctcggctagttttctgactattcttgggtacgtttagtccggccattctaaggtccggtaagacgttacccttagttctagtGTGTAATTCTATTCTGAGTGCTGATTTAATATAATCCTGACATAATGGTGGAATAATAGGACCCAATATTTGCCTGCTTATTCTTTTcttcaaatattgtttttattttttctactatGGTTCTAAAATATGTGTGATGGCTCAATCTTTTGTTCTCATATGTGCAAATATTTAAATATCTGCCCTTTCTTAAatagagaatgaaaaaaaaagaaaagaatgcaTTGGGGTCagaataaaatattacacataTTGGTTATGGTGGCATAATGAGAGGTATACTGGTATGGGGACATGTAGAGACAAAGGATATGGTGGATGGCATGATGAGAGACAGACAGGATGGGGGTGTCCTAAGGAAAAGTGGCACTGGAAATGAAACTGGGGATCTTTACTGGGAATGTGGATTTAACTGTACTGAGGATGTACAGAATGATGTTATAATTATGCCTGGGGAAGTTAAATGAGGAATATGGATTCGGGCCAGCACCAGGATGTGAAATATGAATGGTACAGATGAaagattatttttatgttattgtaATGAAATTTGTATGGGTGGTACTTTGAGTGGACATGACTTCAGAAAGTGAGGCTTTATGTTAATACTTTTATTCCTAGCAAAATATCAGTTCTGGTGGTAAATCTTCCTGAATTGCAATTTAAATAAAAGTCTACAACAGACACTCCGTACCTAGTAGTTAAGGTACCTTCCTTTCAGATggtccatattttttttcatgcgTCATCATATAAGTGATTTTAATTTACATTAAGCCTAATGCACTCATCTGAACACCGACATATATGTAATtcatgaaatattaaaaaagtaatGCAATTTTCCAAACAGCTTAACAGCACTAAAAGATGTACATTAAATGATTAAAATTTTAACTACAGGAAGTACCAAACAACGAACTATGATGAATTAGAGGAATatgattatataaatatttaattatttttttaataataacaattaagattacatttttttccaaGTCAAACACAAATCTTTGTGGGTGCCAGTACattttgcacaaacaaaatattaaatatatatatatatatatatatatatatatatatatatatatatatatatatataatattcctgTCATATAAAACATACATCATCATGAAGTGTGTTTTAGCAAAAAAATAATGCTATTTATTGGATCAGGATTCAGGACACAAACATGggcagggatacatgtttgtgtcctgaatccttaaaaacactatttagccccTGGCCCTCCTACCCACTTTGATTACAATTAAAACATACCTTTATTACAGCACCGTGCAGGTCTGCTGTCGCTGGCTCCACCCCTGAtttacctccttggctgacatcatcaaaattgatgatctcacccaatccaatactttccaatAGGAAAATTCCCAAAGGGAAATTCTGAGATTTTCAATTCTGATAATGTTAGAAGGCAGGGTGGGAGCAGAGCCAAACGCAATCATAAATTAATGCAAAGTTCAGTGACTTCATGCAGAGgcacgttgtgcagcactgacccaggaagcacctttagtggccctctgagtgactttcactggagttgtccctaggctgtaatgtaaacactggcttttcactGAAAATGCCtgtagggactgactatactcaacagaacaactacgttacgctgtagttgttctggtgactatagtgtcacgtTAACTCCAAAACTGAATACTGAGAGGTTTTAAATGTTTCCTGAAACAATATACACTTTACAGATATGTAACCTACATCTGAAGTGTCACTTTGAACTTTAAATATACTGTCTggaaacaaaatttattttcttacTGACAATACTGTGAATTACCGTTACTATGAATCAAAAACAGAGAACATGCAAAAACTCAGAAAACAAACTTGTCTTTTAGTTAATCCCAActcagatctaaaaaaaaaaagttattggtcGCTTCTGGACATCTAGAACAATGTCCTCTGGACAAatgagaccaaagtggagatgtttgccTATAGTACACAGTGCCACATTTGATAAAAATCAAACACAGTGATGGAGGGGTgattgggcttgttttgcagccacaggacctgggaaccttgcagtcattgagtcaacCATTAACTCCTCTGTATtctaaagtattctagagtcaaatatgAGGACAAGAGCCGCGAAGGAGCATTATCAGAGACAGACTTAAAAATGCTCATTTGCGTTCTATTCCAATGAGCTGGCCGGTGCCACAACAGACTATGCGCCTGGTGACAGCTGACCCTTCGTCCCCTGATTTGGCAttaatagttatttatttttttaatcaattttacCAGATCAGGCTAGATTTGTTTGATCAGATTTTAGGTCCAACTCAGCCtccgtgtagtggttatggtgccatttttagaatgttttgacttcttacctgtggtCCACAGGGTTAGGCTCCACTCCTCCACTACTCAAACcagagagctggaagctcctaATCAAGAGTTACTGGAGTGCAGGGCTAgctaattggctgagatcatcagtgagCAACTGATGGATTCCATGAAACaagtcaaaccattaaaaaatggtttgacagTGAGCTGTATTCatgcttggagtgttactttaaaatcCATAATAAATGCTGCCTTAACGCTTTTTTTAAGCTTGTCCTTATGCTGGTTTCCAATATTTTTAGGTTTCAAATTTAAATTATAGACTTTACTTATAAACCTTTCCATAACAATGTCCTTCATTCTGTCAAATACATTCATTTCTCTTCTGTCAGCACCCTTCATCGACATATTTTATCTAAGACTTCTCATGGACTTCATGGTTATTACAGAATAGCAAAGCGAGGGCATTATACCCAGCGCTGTAACGTTCCATTACTGGACATAGTGAACAATGGGGTGAAGTTTAGGACATGTAGGACAGGTAGTTTAGGTCAAGGCAGGCATAGAGCAATTTTTACTGGATTTTTGCAGCAAAAAATCTGACATTGTGATTGGCTAGTGCTTTTCATGCATGTGCAGCACTGTAGTTCTATATAGGATAGCTGTTTTGGCAGACAAAACCTTTCCTCAGCTTACTGGGACAAGCATCCCACCCTCCCAATTATCTGGCGTAGGCTTTAAGTCAAGGCATAAGGTCGCATCCAATTGTAGGGGTTGACAGAGGTACAATGACCAATAATCTGGCTCTCGGGACCGATCGCACTTGTTTAAGCTTGGTTTTAGGTTGATTTAAGGTTTATTTATTCAATTTTGgttatgttttttattgaaaTGCAATGCCTCtcaatccctttaaataaaagcTACAAAAGCTACATCCATTATATCCAGTCACAGTCTCtttgtgttttattgtgtttgtctttatttgttttatgttattgGTAATTGGCAATGGACATAACCTGCCATGTGCAAATTGAATTTCCACACATTTTTCGTCTTTTAAAAATTCCTTAAAATCCCACTTCTATAGGAAGGCAGATGaaataaccaataaaccttttTTGCCTCTACATCTCCCCCAGAGTTTTCGCTGATCTCACCATTTCCTTCTCCATCTACATCTCTCAGGGAAAGATTTATCAGGGGACAACTGGTGCTATCTGGGGAAAAATGCTGAATAAAgagtaatcaccatggaaaccaatagaatgtatcCCTATTTAGTTCCATGCACCTAAAATTGTTTGTCTTGTCTTGCTCCCTCTCCCCCATAATGTTTGTGAGCTTTACATCTTTCATGTAATGTTATCTAGCTTCCTTTAGATTATCTTTCATGTAATGTTATCTAgcttcctttagattgtaagctcagctGATCGGCCTCGCTTTTATATTTTTGGTCAAAcaattttaaatgatttaatatttttgtatgcacttttaaaatcatttcattttttgaaaaatactctaatatttttatatgtttagaTACCTTGATataaaaaaaggattttaaaaaactgtccaaaaatatttaatcatttgaaaagcttagccAAAAATATTCAAACAGGGCCTGTGTTATAAGTCAAACTTGTTTTATTGCACTTAGATGTATTTCTTGTTTATCTACTGAACTGCACTGTGGATGCTGTTATGagagcactttataaataaaaaataataactaataaaaaataacataagaCAGACTCATTTGCAGTAAAGCCATAGAAAGTGGGattcttttatttgtttgttttttcttactgtCTGCTTAAACACTGTCATTTTGTCATGCTGTCAGAATTTTAGAGCAATCTCATCTATGCTCTGAAAATTAGGACATTCTTAAATGTGATACCtgctgtatctgtatgtcaatgtcAGGAAAAGCAGTGATGTCTTGGACTTTGATGCTATAAAACCTGGAACAGCCCTGGGGACAATTAGAGATAAAGACCAACAATAGAATGAGCTCTACAGGTTGTCTAAACTGTCTGTAACGATTTATTGCACTACTACACagactattattatatataaaagctTTACTCATAAAACATTGCCAGTCAGCTCCACCACAAGATTGCATTGATTGATTGTGTAGATGTTGCTttctttgcaaaaaaataaaataaaaaatgagctgGAGATCCTCCCACCGCCAAGTATAAATAAAATGCTTCAACGGCCAACAGGTCTGAGACTTGTATGAACAGATGGTGGAGAGAAAACATACAGCCTCAGACAGGAAGAGCTGGTGAAAGGGTTACAGAGAGAAGAGCCAGCCCCCTACCTGCTAAATTGTCAACTGAGCATCGCAAGGACaaacactgtgtgtgagagagtgtgtgtgtgtctgagaatgACGCTTCTCCATCAGCTCCCAGCTCAGATTACCTTGAATTGTTGACATTGACACTCAGTCAGGACAACCCAGGAACCAAGGAGATAGCAGAGCCTGTATGTCTACCTAGGAAACCAGAGAGACCCACGAATCAGCATCCAAGCTCTGTTGCTGGGTTATTGGAGGAAAATATCTGCAGATGTCCTAGTCTGATtttggaggggttaatgtgatctGGCTTCCTGATTTCACGAAAACACCTGATGCAAATCCACCAAGACAGAAACAAATAGAAGGATTCTAGAGCACTCCAGACACTCAGAATGTCAGACAATCCAAATACCAGGATTCTAGAACGCCAGATTCTACAAACAGCAGCATTCTAGAATGCTAAATAACAAAGATTTTAAACACCGGGCTCTCCAAATAACAAGATTCTAGAACGCTAGGCTCTCTAATTAACGTGATTCTAGAGTAAAAACTCCAATATTGTCTCTGGTTTTGAGCAAAATAAGTTTTCACTCTAGATTTCGGTTTTGGTGCTCGTAACTAAGAACCATTTGTTGATTCTGCATTAGTGACCAGATAGTAAGGGAGACTCGTTTTTTCGAACAGCagatggtttcattttttttaaatttttgtttattttggttgtTGTTGCAATTAGATGTTCATTGTGAATAGAATGGCTATTTAAGCAGGTAAAGCCACAGTTCAGTACCTGAAAAGGAATGATTCAATCTAGATCAGTGTCTGCAACCAGAAAGCACTTTGTTTAGGAGTTACTGCGGTGCATGAGAAAGGTTACACAGCTGAAAAATAGGATTCAGGTACCAGGAAAAGCAGTGACCTAGAGGGAATTTGTATAGTGCCTGTAAAACATCACATTCGGCACCTGCCAAGCATCCTAATTACTCTCCATCCAGAAACCAAGAAAACATCCTACCGTATGAATACCTGGGAAGGATTGCACCCCACCCACTAAAAACATTCTGAAAGGAAGCCAAACTAAGTCCTCCCTGAACAAGTACAAGCCCTTTCTCAGCCCATAGAAAGGAATGTGAGTTGTTCTCCAGAGGGGATGTTTATTTTCCTCTGTGTCCCCTGATTGCCGACTGAATTCTCCAATTGCCTGAGACAATTCTCCTCcatcattccaggcactccccttcTAAGCGCTGAGCTCTCTGcatctctctcctcctctcctccttctgtCACCTGTTGGAAGGTCGCCGTGGGGTCCTTGTTGTCTCCCACCCCAGACAGTCTCTCTGGAGGACCCTGAGACTGTCCAGAGGGGTCTCACCCGGAGAGATCTATGATTAGTTCGGTGTGTGTATCCTCCTACCGTGGGCGCAAGTCTGGGAACAAACCCCCCTCCAAAACATGTCTGAAAGAAGAGATGTCCAGAGGGGAAGACTCCGGCAAGATCACCATAAACGTTGGGGGCACGAGGCATGAGACCTACAAAAGCACCTTGAGGACCTTGCCTGGCACCCGCCTGGCATGGCTGGCAGACCCGGAGACATCCAGCACATCAGAGACAGACACTCAACCCAACGAGTTCTTCTTTGACAGGCACCCGGGGATCTTCTCCTACGTCCTCAACTACTACCGGACTGGGAAGCTGCACTGTCCGGCCGATATTTGTGGACCTCTCTTCGAGGAGGAACTGGCTTTTTGGGGGATAGATGAGACGGACGTGGAGCCCTGTTGCTGGATGACCTACCGCCAGCACCGAGACGCCGAGGAGGCTTTGGACATCTTCGAGAACGTGGAACCGGAGGATGGAGATGGGGAGAAAGATTCCACCCCTGAGCTGCTCTGCATGGAGGACAGGCCGGACAGATCCAAGAGCTGCTGGAAGCGGTGTCAGCCTCGCATGTGGGCACTTTTTGAAGACCCGTACTCATCCAGAGCTGCCCGGGTGAGTTTTTACATCTTTACCACCCTTACTTCTTCCATAAAAGGTACTGTAACCTGTAGACCTTGTAACTTGTAACCTCTCCTTACATTGTGCAGTAGCCCCTCCAACTAATGTTTTATACTGCGTGGGCTCCAGTTGCAACTTCATTCGTTGTGTGGAGTGTCTATTTTCTAAATAATGTAAAGTGGGCTGATTTAGTGATGCAAAGGTTATCTAGAATTATATCACTTGTGGTTAGTGAATGTATATTCTCTCCAGAGTACCTTGCTTAACACGAAAGGAAAACCATACTATCATTTATAGTCTCTTCTCCAATTATTAGGTTACAGTGTTATTGTGTAGAGACCTAGTTTTTGGttgaaaatcaaaacaaaataaaatgttcatGACACTGAACACGAATATTTCAGTATCTCAATCTCTGTTTATAATAGCAAATACAGCCTTCAGGCTTGAAAACCTGTCTTAGCCACACAGCCAATGCAAGGGCCTCACCATCACTCCTCCTTTTATTTGCTAACTGACATAGGCAACTTATGGAGGCATTAATGTCCTGTTTGGTTTGGATATTTTGCTCATCGTCACAGAGCAAACTCCACACTCCAGTTTGTTGTGCCTTATAAATAATCTTCATTATTCAGTGTATAGATCACATATGAATGGGTGCCCAGTTATCTAAAAAGTACACCTAAGGCTGAATCGTTTAAAGAGGTCTCATTTTAGCCTACAGAGGTGCGAGTGTAAAGACTTTCAGGAGCTGCCCCACCTCATATTAGCGATGATAGAAACAATATTTTGAATATCTGTTCTAATGTTAAAATTATTGTGTGCCTCTTTTGCAGATGGTGGCCTTTGCATCCTTATTTTTCATTCTTGTTTCGATTACAACTTTCTGCTTGGAGACTCATGAAGCATTTATTGTGGCAAGAAATGTGACAGAAGTGGTAACAGAAGGTAACATTACAGAGATTGTAGTAGTAACAGAGGTTGAAACAGAACCTGTTCTCAACTATattgagggtgtttgtgtgttttggttCACCTTGGAGTTCCTTGTCAGGATCATCTGCAGCCCAGATAAAATTGTCTTTGTGAAGAACATGTTGAATATAATAGACTTTGTAGCCATACTCCCATTTTACCTGGAGATGGCCCTTAGTGGGTTGTCCTCAAAAGCAGCAAGGGATGCCTTGGGCTTCCTACGGGTTGTACGCTTTGTTCGGATTTTACGTATCTTCAAACTGACTAGGCATTTTGTGGGTCTGCGGGTTTTGGGACACACTCTTCGGGCCAGCACTAATGAGTTCCTCCTTCTCATCATTTTTTTGGCTTTGGGTGTCCTCATATTTGCCACCATGATTTACTATGCAGAAAGATTAGGTGTAGAAACTACAGACCCCAGTCTGATGAAGAAAATACATTTCAAGAACATTCCAATAGGGTTCTGGTGGGCAGTGGTTACAATGACCACATTGGGTTATGGAGATATGTATCCACAGACATGGTCTGGTATGTTGGTGGGTGCCCTTTGTGCTCTAGCTGGGGTTCTCACTATTGCCATGCCTGTTCCAGTAATTGTGAATAATTTTGGGATGTATTACTCACTGGCTATGGCTAAACAAAAGCTcccaaagaagaaaaagaaacatgTCCCAAGACCAACTCAGTTAGACTCTCCAACTACTCTTAGGTCGGAGGACAACTCACATCATAACAGCACCCAAAGTGACACCTACCCCCTGGCTGCAGAGGAATTAACAGAGAAGAAGAGATCAGGTAAGAGTCAGAGTGCTCGAAGCCAGAGATATGCAGATGGTGGTAAATTCGAACTTCAGTAATGGTATTTGTTGTTTCTATAGAGAGATATTCCGATGAAAGAAATTTAACTGAGACAACAATATTGTGTGGATTATACTAATATCATGGTCTATAAATGAGCTGGGATATTTCTCTTTGCTAATGGACCAGAAGTAGCATTGTTAGTTGAAAAAAAAATCGATTTCATCTGATTGCAGAGTAATAATTTTCATTTCAATTGAAAAATGTCTTAATTGAACCAAGAGAAAAGCAAACTTGTTGTAATTAGTTTAGCCTTGAAACATGAATCTCTGGGGTTTAATGACTCTGTACTTCACCTCCAAATAACTAACATATTTGGTCCTGTAAATGCTGTCAGATTTAAATGATGACTCTCACTAAAATACCCTTCCTGTGTTGGAACAAGATGCAGTAGATTGCTTTTAATGGGGTTATTCATTAAGCTGCATATTTAAGAGCAGAATAAGAGAGCTAGAGAGCAAGTTCTTGGTGTATgcacttcattttttttcttttgtaattaaagggacactttaggcaccataacaactttagcttaatgaagcagttttggagtatagatcatgcccctgcagcctcagtgctcagttctctgccatttaggcgttaaatcactttgtatattCAGCCCTTATCACACCCTCCTGCATGTGAATTTCTTAAAAACATCCCGTAAAGAGAGatgtaatgtttaaacttcctttattgcacattctgtctcatttagaatttcttatctcctgctctgttaatagccttctgcACCCTGTAGGAGCCTACAGTGTGCAATTAAAGTTCAAGTTACATTGCAATAGGTAAAATGTCTAAAGCAAGtaaccatctgattgaaaataaaaacatttttttaatgtagacagggaaggtgtggctaaggttgcataaacagaagcaaggtgatttaactcctaaatggcagagaattgagcagtgaaattgcaagggattGATCTATatgctaaaactgcttcattaagctaaagttgtttgatgcctatagtgtctttttaagttGTATTGAATATTCTAAGGAATACAAAAAGCACATTCAATACATAAGAACAAATAAGAGCACTGTCAATGCATAGGGTTAGAGTTTCCAAATTTTTTGattgcattagaaatacaaaactgtattcctaaccctatagtgtccctctgtaaTTAACTGAAGgacccccccctcactgtcaaatAAAcgcttaaaaataattttatttactttCCTATTTGCAGTGCTAGAGTCCATCGGCACTAGCTCACTCTCTTCCTCGTCCAACGTCATGGCAATGGGAGAAACTAATGCCCATGCGGGGTAAGCACTATCCCATTAGgattttgaagatgctggacatcctcatgcaaagagtgaggacatccagggttttttcacggagttaaactctgtgaaaatcCAGAAAGCTTCTCTAGTGTCtagttcagggataggcaaccttgggcacgccagatgttgtggactacatcccccataatgctctgacacccataatgctggcaaagcatcatagatgtagtccaaaacaactggagtgccgaaggtttcctatgcctggcctagtttctgggagatagccactagaggctgtcttatcCCTGcgatataaacattgcagtttccctgaaactgcaatgtttgacattgcaggactaagggggacggGGGCACTGCacaaagaccacttcaatgagatgaaaacaAGAACACTGACCCAGTGCACAAACCGTAAGAAG from Pelobates fuscus isolate aPelFus1 chromosome 1, aPelFus1.pri, whole genome shotgun sequence harbors:
- the KCNC4 gene encoding potassium voltage-gated channel subfamily C member 4, with amino-acid sequence MISSVCVSSYRGRKSGNKPPSKTCLKEEMSRGEDSGKITINVGGTRHETYKSTLRTLPGTRLAWLADPETSSTSETDTQPNEFFFDRHPGIFSYVLNYYRTGKLHCPADICGPLFEEELAFWGIDETDVEPCCWMTYRQHRDAEEALDIFENVEPEDGDGEKDSTPELLCMEDRPDRSKSCWKRCQPRMWALFEDPYSSRAARMVAFASLFFILVSITTFCLETHEAFIVARNVTEVVTEGNITEIVVVTEVETEPVLNYIEGVCVFWFTLEFLVRIICSPDKIVFVKNMLNIIDFVAILPFYLEMALSGLSSKAARDALGFLRVVRFVRILRIFKLTRHFVGLRVLGHTLRASTNEFLLLIIFLALGVLIFATMIYYAERLGVETTDPSLMKKIHFKNIPIGFWWAVVTMTTLGYGDMYPQTWSGMLVGALCALAGVLTIAMPVPVIVNNFGMYYSLAMAKQKLPKKKKKHVPRPTQLDSPTTLRSEDNSHHNSTQSDTYPLAAEELTEKKRSDSKQNGDANAVMSDEDHGDPPQFLPLEEKQIMRCASAKDKTKSAASCFLLSSGEFTCAADGGIRKGMRDMDIEMDSQILLGSS